One genomic region from Mycobacterium basiliense encodes:
- the whiB4 gene encoding transcriptional regulator WhiB4, with translation MSGTRPAARRTNLTSAQNVLRSVDAEERINWVSKALCRATDPDELFVRGAAQRKAAVICRHCPVMQECAADALDNKVEFGVWGGMTERQRRALLKQHPEVVSWSDYLDKRKRRSVG, from the coding sequence GTGTCAGGAACACGACCGGCCGCGCGAAGGACAAATCTTACATCCGCGCAGAACGTCCTACGTAGCGTCGACGCGGAAGAACGGATCAACTGGGTATCAAAGGCGCTGTGCCGGGCAACCGACCCTGACGAGCTCTTCGTCCGTGGTGCCGCCCAACGTAAGGCCGCAGTGATCTGTCGTCACTGTCCGGTCATGCAGGAGTGCGCGGCCGATGCGCTCGACAACAAAGTCGAGTTCGGCGTGTGGGGTGGCATGACCGAGCGCCAGCGCCGGGCACTGCTCAAGCAACACCCGGAGGTGGTCTCGTGGTCGGACTACCTCGACAAGCGCAAGCGGCGCAGCGTCGGCTGA